One region of Jatrophihabitans cynanchi genomic DNA includes:
- a CDS encoding flagellar assembly protein FliW, with protein sequence MMERTRQLHFVEPLPGFAGEDEYTLEPIDPRGLLFSLRAVNEPSLRFVLTPADAFFDDYHPDVAGAVAPVLGGEDISLLLVLTLGAGLADATANLRAPIAVSASTGRAVQVVIDDETLPMRERIVRQ encoded by the coding sequence ATGATGGAACGCACCCGGCAACTGCACTTCGTGGAGCCGCTCCCCGGTTTCGCGGGCGAGGACGAGTACACGCTCGAGCCGATCGACCCGCGCGGGCTGCTGTTCTCGTTGCGCGCCGTGAACGAGCCGAGCCTGCGCTTCGTCCTGACGCCGGCGGACGCCTTCTTCGACGACTACCACCCGGACGTCGCCGGCGCGGTTGCGCCGGTGCTGGGCGGCGAGGACATCTCGCTGCTGCTGGTGCTGACGCTCGGGGCCGGGCTGGCCGACGCCACCGCGAACCTGCGCGCCCCGATCGCCGTTTCCGCGTCCACCGGGCGGGCGGTCCAGGTCGTCATCGACGACGAGACGCTCCCGATGCGTGAACGGATCGTCCGCCAGTAG
- the fbaA gene encoding class II fructose-bisphosphate aldolase has translation MPIATPEIYADMLDRARDGGFAYPAINVTSSETVNAALRGFADAGSDGIIQISTGGAEFASGTHVKNMVAGAVALAEFAHLIADKYPVNVALHTDHCPKDKLDGYVRPLLAISAERVGAGRPPLFQSHMWDGSAIELEENLQIAAELLAKAAAAKIVLELEIGVVGGEEDGVVGEMNEKLYTTPGDALRTAEVLGTGEKGRYLLAATFGNVHGVYKPGNVKLRPSILKDLQDEVGAKVGREKPFELVFHGGSGSALEEIREAVSYGVVKMNVDTDTQYAFTREVAGHMFTNYDGVLKVDGEVGNKKAYDPRAYLKLAETGMAARVQQACEDLLSAGTSPAA, from the coding sequence ATGCCCATCGCCACTCCCGAGATCTACGCCGACATGCTGGACCGCGCCCGGGACGGCGGGTTCGCGTACCCGGCGATCAACGTCACCTCGTCCGAGACCGTGAACGCCGCGCTCCGCGGCTTCGCCGACGCCGGCAGCGACGGCATCATCCAGATCTCCACCGGTGGTGCCGAGTTCGCCTCCGGCACGCACGTGAAGAACATGGTCGCCGGGGCGGTAGCGCTGGCCGAGTTCGCGCACTTGATCGCCGACAAGTACCCGGTCAACGTCGCGCTGCACACCGACCACTGCCCCAAGGACAAGCTGGACGGCTACGTGCGGCCACTGCTCGCGATCTCGGCTGAGCGGGTGGGTGCGGGCCGGCCGCCGCTGTTCCAGTCGCACATGTGGGACGGCTCGGCGATCGAGCTGGAGGAGAACCTGCAGATCGCCGCGGAGCTGCTGGCGAAGGCGGCCGCGGCCAAGATCGTGCTCGAGCTGGAGATCGGCGTCGTCGGCGGTGAGGAGGACGGGGTCGTCGGCGAGATGAACGAGAAGCTGTACACGACTCCTGGTGACGCGCTGCGCACCGCCGAGGTGCTCGGGACCGGCGAGAAGGGCCGCTACCTGCTCGCCGCCACGTTCGGCAACGTGCACGGGGTGTACAAGCCCGGCAACGTCAAGCTGCGCCCGTCCATCCTCAAGGACCTGCAGGACGAGGTCGGCGCGAAGGTCGGCCGGGAGAAACCCTTCGAACTGGTCTTCCACGGCGGCTCCGGCTCGGCTCTGGAGGAGATCCGCGAGGCCGTGTCCTACGGCGTCGTGAAGATGAACGTCGACACCGACACCCAGTACGCGTTCACCCGCGAGGTCGCCGGCCACATGTTCACCAACTACGACGGCGTGCTCAAGGTCGACGGCGAGGTCGGCAACAAGAAGGCGTACGACCCGCGGGCCTACCTCAAGCTGGCCGAGACCGGGATGGCCGCGCGCGTGCAGCAGGCCTGCGAGGATCTGCTCTCGGCCGGGACCTCGCCGGCGGCCTGA
- a CDS encoding cupredoxin domain-containing protein: MITEHIRRPRRAVAAATLAIGALALAACSSSANGGTHAAHTSAGQTSAPAPAGSAPSSPAPATSDSSPAASDNALSVTATDSAAAMSFDISGTPHAGLVTITLQNTGKYAHEMGLARTKPGVTLAQVKAALMKGDEAKAKALQVDPDHEISAPAIVGPGLTEQVTVPLLAGHYIVTCFLPGPDGMPHVAMGMIDEFTVTDGAGADQPPASDGTITLTDKAITLPDGFTGSGTFTVTNTGTAAHDFSVASLKSAGSLGAYFQCVAGSFGKGTPIDACPGTLAGGVTALAPGASAYVTIQLAPGHYGYVSTQGDGKDFQAGLNGEFEVA; encoded by the coding sequence ATGATCACCGAACACATCCGCAGGCCGCGGCGGGCCGTCGCCGCGGCCACGCTCGCCATCGGCGCGCTGGCGCTGGCGGCGTGCAGCAGCAGCGCGAACGGCGGGACGCACGCCGCGCACACCTCGGCCGGTCAGACGTCGGCCCCGGCACCGGCCGGTTCGGCGCCGAGCTCGCCCGCGCCGGCGACCTCCGACTCGTCCCCAGCGGCGAGCGACAATGCCCTGTCGGTGACGGCCACCGACTCGGCTGCGGCGATGAGCTTCGACATCAGCGGAACGCCGCACGCCGGCCTGGTCACGATCACGCTGCAGAACACCGGCAAGTACGCGCACGAGATGGGGTTGGCGCGCACCAAGCCCGGCGTCACCCTGGCGCAGGTGAAGGCCGCGCTGATGAAGGGCGATGAGGCGAAGGCCAAGGCACTGCAGGTGGATCCGGACCACGAGATCTCGGCCCCCGCGATCGTCGGGCCGGGCCTCACCGAGCAGGTCACCGTGCCGCTCCTGGCGGGCCACTACATCGTCACGTGTTTCCTGCCCGGGCCGGACGGCATGCCGCACGTGGCCATGGGCATGATCGACGAGTTCACCGTCACCGACGGCGCCGGTGCCGACCAGCCGCCGGCGAGCGACGGCACGATCACCTTGACGGACAAGGCGATCACGCTTCCCGACGGCTTCACCGGAAGCGGCACGTTCACCGTCACCAACACCGGCACGGCGGCCCACGACTTCAGCGTCGCGAGCCTGAAGTCGGCAGGCTCGCTCGGCGCGTACTTCCAGTGCGTCGCCGGCAGCTTCGGCAAGGGCACCCCGATCGACGCCTGCCCCGGCACCCTGGCAGGTGGCGTCACCGCGCTCGCTCCGGGCGCCAGCGCCTACGTCACGATCCAGCTGGCGCCGGGCCATTACGGCTACGTATCCACCCAGGGGGACGGCAAGGACTTCCAGGCCGGCCTGAACGGCGAGTTCGAGGTCGCCTGA
- a CDS encoding flagellin N-terminal helical domain-containing protein: MSLRINTNVAALNAYNNLAANQNAQASSFERLSSGLRINKAADDAAGLSISQGLTSQINGLTQAVSNAQDGINVAQIADGALGTTQNILQRMRTLVVQAGNTGTQDASSLAAIQGEVVKLNSQLDNIASQTKFGATNLLDGSFNKNFQVGANGGDTIGLDLSSSDVTSSDVGGNGAGGVDLTALKIVGTAVAGTPVTYTPPTTYATADATADLATIDSAISKISSARSGIGATQNQLNYTVTNLQTAITNVTASRSNLTDADLASEVTKMTQSQILTQAATSVLAQANSAPQAILKLLQ, from the coding sequence ATGAGTCTTCGCATCAACACCAACGTCGCGGCACTGAACGCCTACAACAACCTGGCCGCGAACCAGAACGCCCAGGCCAGCAGCTTCGAGCGGCTCTCCTCGGGTCTGCGGATCAACAAGGCCGCCGACGACGCCGCCGGCCTGTCGATCAGCCAGGGCCTGACCAGCCAGATCAACGGCCTGACCCAGGCCGTCTCCAACGCCCAGGACGGCATCAACGTCGCCCAGATCGCCGACGGAGCCCTGGGCACCACCCAGAACATCCTGCAGCGCATGCGCACCCTCGTCGTGCAGGCCGGCAACACGGGCACCCAGGATGCGTCCTCGCTCGCCGCGATCCAGGGTGAGGTCGTCAAGCTGAACAGCCAGCTCGACAACATCGCGAGCCAGACCAAGTTCGGCGCCACCAACCTGCTCGACGGAAGCTTCAACAAGAACTTCCAGGTCGGCGCCAACGGCGGCGACACCATCGGGCTCGACCTGTCGAGCTCGGATGTCACCTCCAGCGATGTCGGTGGCAACGGCGCCGGCGGCGTCGATCTGACCGCACTGAAGATCGTGGGCACCGCGGTCGCCGGCACGCCGGTCACATACACCCCGCCGACCACCTACGCGACAGCGGACGCGACGGCCGACCTGGCCACCATCGACTCGGCGATCAGCAAGATCTCGTCGGCTCGTTCGGGGATCGGTGCGACGCAGAACCAGCTCAACTACACGGTCACCAACCTGCAGACCGCGATCACCAACGTCACCGCGTCCCGGTCGAACCTGACCGACGCCGACCTCGCGTCCGAGGTCACCAAGATGACGCAGTCACAGATCCTGACCCAGGCCGCGACCTCGGTCCTCGCGCAGGCGAACTCCGCCCCGCAGGCCATCCTCAAGCTGCTGCAGTAG
- a CDS encoding sigma-70 family RNA polymerase sigma factor — translation MTAVTNAPESASTPTVDELVRTHLPLVGHLVRELLGRVPSHVNRDDLISAGMLALTVSAQGFDASRGVPFGRFAAFRIRGALTDELRTMDWASRAVRGKAREIEAVRNQLAATLGRTPSRDEVANTMGVAAHELDAVDADVQRAAVLSIQGLTENNGAELLPDHEAGPEGILMHREQLGILRDAIAELPERLCTVVREYFFEQRKMADIAADLGVTESRVSQLRSEALAMLRTGMRAQDGDAAPAPAPTSRRRDSAREAYCAAIAARSTLAGRLEASTLLGEARLVAPLRQRVAN, via the coding sequence ATGACGGCTGTAACCAACGCGCCCGAGAGCGCTTCCACGCCCACCGTCGACGAGCTGGTGCGCACGCACCTCCCGCTGGTCGGCCACCTGGTGCGTGAACTGCTCGGCCGTGTTCCGTCGCACGTCAACCGCGACGACCTCATCTCCGCCGGGATGCTGGCGCTGACGGTGAGCGCGCAGGGCTTCGACGCCTCGCGCGGCGTCCCGTTCGGCCGCTTCGCCGCCTTCCGCATCCGCGGCGCCCTCACCGACGAGCTGCGCACGATGGACTGGGCCAGCCGGGCCGTCCGGGGCAAGGCCCGCGAGATCGAGGCGGTGCGCAACCAGCTAGCCGCCACCTTGGGCCGCACCCCGAGCCGCGACGAGGTCGCCAACACGATGGGTGTCGCGGCACACGAACTCGACGCGGTGGACGCCGACGTCCAGCGGGCGGCCGTGCTGTCGATCCAGGGCCTGACCGAGAACAACGGTGCCGAGCTGCTGCCCGACCACGAGGCCGGCCCCGAGGGCATCCTGATGCACCGCGAGCAGTTGGGCATCCTGCGCGACGCGATCGCCGAACTCCCCGAGCGGCTGTGCACGGTAGTTCGGGAGTACTTCTTCGAGCAGCGCAAGATGGCCGACATCGCCGCCGATCTCGGCGTGACCGAGTCCCGCGTCTCACAGCTGCGGTCGGAGGCGCTGGCCATGCTGCGCACCGGGATGCGTGCCCAGGATGGCGACGCCGCCCCGGCACCTGCCCCCACCAGCCGCCGCCGCGACAGCGCCCGCGAGGCCTACTGCGCCGCCATCGCCGCACGCTCCACCCTGGCCGGCCGGCTCGAGGCCAGCACCCTGCTCGGCGAGGCCCGCTTGGTCGCGCCGCTGCGCCAGCGCGTGGCCAACTGA
- the csrA gene encoding carbon storage regulator CsrA has protein sequence MLILTRRVGESVIVGDDIVISVIEVRGDAVRIGIQAPRSVSVHREEVYLELQRANEQAASASDAAIGAAVEELMGEDQPERD, from the coding sequence GTGCTGATCCTTACCCGGCGCGTCGGCGAGAGCGTCATCGTCGGCGACGACATCGTCATCTCGGTCATCGAGGTGCGCGGTGACGCCGTGCGGATCGGTATCCAGGCACCCCGCTCGGTCAGCGTGCACCGCGAAGAGGTGTACCTGGAGCTGCAGCGCGCCAACGAGCAGGCAGCGTCCGCCAGCGACGCCGCGATCGGCGCGGCGGTCGAGGAGCTGATGGGCGAGGACCAGCCCGAGCGCGACTGA
- the flgK gene encoding flagellar hook-associated protein FlgK translates to MSSTFGGIQQATNSIGAARYGLEIVSQNIANANTPGYTRQASQQATVDAVAGVPTLYTKPAGPGGVQITGTARLNDPVLDARSRTEHARSGLADTNAAALSSIESLFPEPSDNGLSEQLNAFWKAWTPVANDPGSQAPRSVLLQRAATVASTLNAMSTSLSDVADSATQSLTQGIDAVNSAATQLGNINGQIAVAAATGANANSLMDQRDQLLDQLSTMVGGVATINANGSADVVVGGQSLVSGVTVNAMAFNAGTNTVSVGGTAVTLVNGSASAFLSTLVTTVPAYQAQLDTVANTLAATVNAGQAAGYDLAGNAGGPLFGGTGAANLSVIITDPTLVAASSTPGGNLDGSNALTLSGKGAESTSADALYTKLVGNIGSSTALAKQQQTTQSSVTASVDALRTSVSGVSYDEEVSNMLTFQRSYQASSRVLTTLDDLLDTLINHTGLVGRG, encoded by the coding sequence ATGTCCTCGACCTTCGGCGGCATCCAGCAGGCGACGAACTCCATCGGCGCCGCGCGGTACGGCCTGGAGATCGTGTCGCAGAACATCGCCAACGCGAACACGCCGGGCTACACCCGGCAGGCCTCCCAGCAGGCCACGGTCGACGCCGTAGCCGGCGTCCCGACGCTGTACACCAAGCCGGCCGGTCCCGGCGGCGTCCAGATCACCGGCACTGCCCGGCTGAACGACCCCGTCCTGGACGCCCGCTCACGCACCGAGCACGCCCGCAGCGGGCTGGCCGACACCAACGCTGCCGCGCTGTCCTCGATCGAGTCGCTGTTCCCCGAGCCGAGCGACAACGGCCTGTCCGAGCAGCTCAACGCGTTCTGGAAGGCGTGGACTCCGGTCGCGAACGACCCCGGGTCGCAGGCGCCGCGCTCGGTGCTGCTGCAGCGTGCCGCGACGGTCGCCAGCACCCTGAACGCGATGAGCACCTCGCTCAGCGACGTGGCCGACAGCGCCACCCAGTCACTGACCCAGGGCATCGACGCCGTCAACTCGGCAGCCACCCAACTCGGCAACATCAACGGGCAGATCGCCGTCGCCGCCGCCACGGGGGCCAACGCCAACTCGCTGATGGACCAGCGCGACCAGCTGCTCGACCAGCTCAGCACGATGGTCGGGGGCGTCGCCACGATCAACGCGAACGGCTCGGCCGACGTCGTGGTCGGCGGGCAGTCCCTGGTCTCCGGCGTGACTGTGAACGCGATGGCCTTCAATGCCGGCACCAACACGGTGAGTGTCGGCGGCACGGCCGTCACGCTCGTCAACGGCAGCGCCTCGGCCTTCCTGTCCACGCTCGTCACCACCGTCCCCGCCTACCAGGCGCAACTGGACACCGTCGCGAACACGCTCGCGGCGACCGTCAACGCCGGTCAGGCGGCGGGCTACGACCTCGCCGGTAACGCCGGTGGGCCGCTGTTCGGCGGCACCGGCGCGGCGAACCTCTCGGTGATCATCACCGACCCCACGCTGGTGGCGGCCTCGAGCACCCCCGGGGGCAACCTGGACGGCTCGAACGCGCTCACCCTGTCCGGCAAGGGCGCGGAAAGCACGTCCGCCGACGCGCTGTACACCAAGCTCGTCGGCAACATCGGCTCGTCCACGGCACTGGCCAAGCAGCAGCAGACCACCCAGTCGTCGGTGACGGCCAGTGTCGACGCGCTGCGCACCTCGGTCTCCGGGGTCAGCTACGACGAGGAGGTCAGCAACATGTTGACCTTCCAGCGGTCCTACCAGGCGTCCTCGCGCGTGCTCACCACGCTGGACGACCTGCTCGACACCTTGATCAACCACACCGGATTGGTGGGCAGGGGCTGA
- the flgN gene encoding flagellar export chaperone FlgN translates to MLNPRAADPTDHADPFAGVVAVLWSEREILERVLFALTTERLILESGQTRWLARADRQLQDALEVLRTGEVLRSAEVQALADQLNLPFETNLAGLASIAPEPWPYVLNEHRTALRGLVAEIDSATTDIRRLLHAGAQAIGETLDRLGDAFSAYTADGGVATFPARPIFIDEQA, encoded by the coding sequence ATGCTGAACCCCCGCGCCGCTGACCCCACCGACCACGCCGACCCCTTCGCCGGTGTCGTCGCTGTGTTGTGGAGCGAGCGCGAGATCCTCGAACGAGTGCTGTTCGCCCTCACCACGGAGCGGCTGATCCTGGAGTCGGGACAGACCCGCTGGCTGGCGCGCGCCGACCGGCAGCTTCAGGACGCGCTCGAGGTGCTCCGCACCGGCGAGGTGCTCCGGTCCGCCGAGGTGCAGGCCCTTGCCGACCAGCTGAACCTGCCGTTCGAGACGAACCTGGCCGGGCTGGCCTCGATCGCGCCCGAGCCGTGGCCCTACGTGCTGAACGAGCACCGCACGGCGCTGCGCGGCCTGGTCGCCGAGATCGACTCGGCCACCACTGACATCCGTCGTCTGCTCCACGCGGGTGCGCAGGCGATCGGCGAGACCCTCGACCGGCTCGGCGACGCGTTCAGCGCGTACACCGCCGACGGCGGGGTTGCCACGTTCCCGGCCCGCCCGATCTTCATCGACGAGCAGGCCTGA
- a CDS encoding flagellin N-terminal helical domain-containing protein, with translation MSLRINTNVAALNAYNNLAANQNAQASSFERLSSGLRINKAADDAAGLSISQGLTSQINGLTQAVSNAQDGINVAQIADGALGTTQNILQRMRTLVVQAGNAGTQDDSSLKAIQGEIVKLNSQLDNISSQTKFGATNLLDGGFNKNFQVGANGGDVIGLNLSSANVNSKFVGGASSSGGTDLTALNIAKYTSAGAGYAGNTLVGGTTTAVAGDKVYGSGEAAYDLNQIDTAISAISSARSGIGATQNQLNYTVTNLQTAITNVTASRSNLTDADLASEVTKMTQSQILTQAATSVLAQANSAPQAILKLLQ, from the coding sequence ATGAGTCTTCGCATCAACACCAACGTCGCGGCACTGAACGCCTACAACAACCTGGCCGCGAACCAGAACGCCCAGGCCAGCAGCTTCGAGCGGCTCTCCTCGGGTCTGCGGATCAACAAGGCCGCCGACGACGCCGCCGGCCTGTCGATCAGCCAGGGCCTGACCAGCCAGATCAACGGCCTGACCCAGGCCGTCTCCAACGCCCAGGACGGCATCAACGTCGCCCAGATCGCCGACGGAGCCCTGGGCACCACCCAGAACATCCTGCAGCGCATGCGCACCCTGGTCGTGCAGGCCGGCAACGCCGGCACCCAGGACGACTCCTCGCTCAAGGCCATCCAGGGTGAGATCGTCAAGCTGAACAGCCAGCTGGACAACATCTCCAGCCAGACCAAGTTCGGCGCCACCAACCTGCTCGACGGTGGCTTCAACAAGAACTTCCAGGTCGGCGCCAACGGCGGTGACGTCATCGGGCTGAACCTGTCCAGCGCGAACGTCAACTCGAAGTTCGTCGGCGGCGCTAGCTCGTCGGGCGGCACGGACCTGACCGCCCTGAACATCGCCAAGTACACCAGCGCGGGAGCGGGCTACGCCGGCAACACCCTGGTTGGCGGCACGACGACCGCGGTGGCGGGTGACAAGGTCTACGGCTCGGGCGAGGCTGCTTACGACCTCAACCAGATCGACACTGCGATCTCGGCAATCTCCTCGGCTCGTTCGGGGATCGGTGCGACGCAGAACCAGCTCAACTACACGGTCACCAACCTGCAGACCGCGATCACCAACGTCACCGCGTCCCGGTCGAACCTGACCGACGCCGACCTCGCGTCCGAGGTCACCAAGATGACGCAGTCACAGATCCTGACCCAGGCCGCGACCTCGGTCCTCGCGCAGGCGAACTCCGCCCCGCAGGCCATCCTCAAGCTGCTGCAGTAG
- the flgL gene encoding flagellar hook-associated protein FlgL translates to MRVTESSASYGALAGLQSSAARLASLQAKLSSGKQITAPSDDPSGTVRALQLRGDLQRNNAYTDSATDAIAWMSTADSAYSQMVTLTQSARTLVVQGLNTGASTGSSAGAIADQIDALRTSLLSVANTTYNGRPVFGGTTSGSVAYDNGGNYMGDSGTVNRTVGPQATVQINQNGPAVFGPAGGDLFSLLSSVSANLRSNNTTALSGQLADLDTAIGRMSAAQASEGAAYQRVQVAQSAQSSTKLSVTSQLSELQDIDLADIAVQVTTASTNYQAALQTTANIRQLSLLNFLS, encoded by the coding sequence ATGCGCGTCACCGAATCCTCCGCGAGCTACGGCGCGCTGGCCGGGCTGCAGTCCAGCGCCGCCCGGCTGGCGTCACTGCAGGCCAAGCTGTCCAGCGGCAAGCAGATCACCGCGCCCTCGGACGACCCGTCCGGCACGGTCCGGGCGCTGCAGTTGCGCGGCGACCTGCAGCGCAACAACGCCTACACCGACAGCGCCACCGACGCGATCGCCTGGATGTCCACCGCGGACTCGGCGTACTCGCAGATGGTCACGCTGACCCAGAGTGCGCGCACGCTCGTCGTCCAGGGCTTGAACACCGGGGCGAGCACCGGCTCGTCGGCGGGCGCGATCGCCGACCAGATCGACGCGCTGCGCACTTCGCTGCTCTCGGTGGCGAACACGACGTACAACGGTCGCCCCGTCTTCGGCGGGACGACGAGTGGTTCGGTCGCATACGACAACGGGGGCAACTACATGGGCGACAGCGGCACGGTGAACCGGACGGTAGGGCCACAGGCCACGGTGCAGATCAACCAGAACGGCCCCGCCGTGTTCGGGCCGGCCGGCGGGGACCTGTTCAGCCTGCTCAGCTCCGTCTCCGCCAACCTGCGCAGCAACAACACCACGGCACTGTCCGGCCAGCTGGCCGACCTCGACACCGCGATCGGCCGGATGAGCGCCGCGCAGGCGAGCGAGGGGGCGGCGTACCAGCGGGTACAGGTCGCGCAGTCCGCGCAGAGCTCGACCAAGCTCTCGGTCACCTCGCAGCTGTCCGAGCTGCAGGACATCGACCTCGCCGACATCGCGGTCCAGGTCACCACCGCGAGTACCAACTACCAGGCCGCGCTGCAGACGACGGCGAACATCCGTCAGCTCTCGCTGCTCAACTTCCTCTCCTGA
- a CDS encoding DUF3151 domain-containing protein, which produces MTDAFNLMAQPTRLPEDPAVARLEAGEDASAVAAALPASCTAWATLAETALAAGRTVEGYAYARTGYHRGLDALRRAGWKGNGPVPWAHEPNRGFLRALHALGRAAGAIGEQDEAARCAQLLADCDPEAVRYLAAG; this is translated from the coding sequence ATGACCGACGCGTTCAACCTGATGGCCCAGCCGACGCGGCTGCCCGAGGACCCCGCCGTCGCGCGGCTGGAGGCGGGAGAGGACGCGAGCGCCGTGGCCGCCGCCCTTCCCGCGTCCTGTACCGCGTGGGCGACGCTCGCCGAGACGGCGCTGGCCGCCGGCAGGACGGTCGAGGGCTACGCCTACGCAAGGACCGGATACCACCGCGGCCTGGACGCGCTGCGCCGCGCGGGCTGGAAGGGCAACGGCCCGGTGCCCTGGGCCCATGAGCCGAACCGCGGCTTCCTGCGGGCGCTGCACGCGTTGGGCCGGGCCGCCGGTGCGATCGGCGAGCAAGACGAGGCCGCCCGCTGCGCCCAGCTCCTCGCCGACTGCGACCCCGAGGCCGTCCGGTACCTCGCGGCCGGCTGA